In one window of Microbacterium natoriense DNA:
- a CDS encoding GH-E family nuclease, translated as MVGTKVGSFVVRGVAGVAEFVIPAGSHLVTGVVKVVELTSTGVKTGFRGLIDAIRDTHINVTVKPTTVPGTLNTTLDITHLDTPVKPGTAVSDAFGLETVKIKPDVPDAPVDTKPHSSVDVKPDVPEPVRPAEPVDGGGTKPQYDPDAPVSKTVNQADSPGGKGSYSNQDIIDAYNRAPVNEQGVPVDHRTGEPLYPDGENGRGWHMKWDPNAERWVAENPGLGPGESGYLPPRAPESIWNEYQDALKTDPAIDPPYGYDHNGNRLPYANYRPPVSDRTVREVWWEAVKRWVIDDGAAEVRVTDINDLEVDVRWENNSSYRDILDQLKTRIDEFADGKITEVDYEAAIKELEDQFLNDTSPLPTRDGIWDMGHIPEQKYSTLRDDYLNHRIDLEKFLQEATGTKSFQVEDPLRNRSHTDESGSATSVEEEW; from the coding sequence GTGGTCGGCACGAAGGTTGGCTCGTTCGTGGTCCGCGGTGTTGCCGGTGTCGCAGAGTTCGTGATCCCTGCGGGATCCCACCTCGTCACCGGAGTTGTCAAAGTCGTCGAACTCACCTCCACCGGAGTCAAGACAGGATTCCGCGGCCTCATCGACGCCATCCGCGACACCCACATCAACGTCACCGTCAAACCGACCACCGTCCCGGGCACCCTCAACACGACCCTCGATATCACCCACCTCGATACCCCCGTGAAGCCCGGAACGGCTGTCTCCGATGCGTTCGGACTCGAGACCGTCAAGATAAAGCCTGATGTGCCTGACGCGCCCGTAGACACGAAGCCGCACTCTTCGGTGGACGTCAAACCTGATGTGCCCGAGCCCGTGCGTCCGGCCGAGCCTGTTGACGGCGGAGGAACGAAGCCGCAGTACGACCCAGATGCGCCGGTGAGCAAGACCGTCAACCAGGCGGACTCTCCCGGCGGCAAGGGGTCCTACTCGAACCAGGACATCATTGATGCGTACAACCGTGCGCCGGTGAACGAACAAGGCGTCCCCGTCGATCACCGCACAGGAGAGCCGCTGTACCCGGACGGCGAGAACGGCCGTGGTTGGCACATGAAGTGGGATCCGAACGCCGAAAGGTGGGTCGCCGAGAACCCAGGCCTCGGCCCCGGAGAATCCGGATACCTCCCGCCCCGTGCGCCCGAGAGTATCTGGAATGAGTACCAGGACGCACTCAAGACTGACCCGGCCATCGACCCGCCCTATGGGTACGACCACAATGGCAACCGCCTCCCGTACGCCAACTATCGGCCGCCGGTGTCCGATCGCACCGTCCGGGAAGTCTGGTGGGAGGCCGTTAAGCGCTGGGTTATCGACGACGGTGCCGCCGAAGTCCGTGTGACGGATATCAACGACCTAGAAGTTGACGTGCGCTGGGAGAACAACTCGTCCTACCGTGACATCCTGGATCAATTGAAGACGCGCATCGATGAGTTCGCGGATGGAAAGATAACCGAAGTTGACTACGAAGCGGCAATCAAAGAACTCGAGGACCAGTTTCTGAACGACACCAGCCCCCTCCCAACGCGGGACGGGATCTGGGACATGGGGCACATCCCTGAACAGAAGTACTCCACGTTGCGCGATGATTACTTGAATCACCGGATTGACTTGGAGAAGTTCCTTCAGGAGGCCACTGGTACCAAGAGCTTCCAAGTTGAAGACCCCCTTCGCAATCGATCCCATACAGATGAGTCCGGTTCGGCGACGAGCGTCGAGGAAGAATGGTAA